The proteins below come from a single Canis aureus isolate CA01 chromosome 14, VMU_Caureus_v.1.0, whole genome shotgun sequence genomic window:
- the FOXH1 gene encoding forkhead box protein H1: protein MGPCSHPRLGLPGSESSSQPPKRRKKRYLRHDKPPYTYLAMIALVIQAAPSRRLKLAQIIRQVQAAFPFFKDDYEGWKDSIRHNLSSNRCFRKVPKDPAKPQAKGNFWAVDVSLIPAEALRLQNTALCRRWQSRGARGAFAKDLGPYVLHGWPYRPPSPQPPPSPQPPPSPQPPPSPQPPPSEGFSIKSLLGDPGEGAARGSPGEEGVRTPPLPCEQPPWPPCLLTGPRRADGEASQGGTSRPPPLSPEHRAWPLHLLQASPDPGGLPGGSHRPSLWGQLPTSYLPIYTPNVVMPLAPLPPASCPQCPPSTSSAYWGVASETHGPPGLLWDLDALFQGVPPNKSIYDVWVSHSRDPAASTPGWLLSWYSL, encoded by the exons atGGGGCCCTGCAGCCACCCacgcctggggctccctgggtcGGAGTCGTCCTCCCAGCCCcccaagaggaggaagaagagatacCTGCGGCATGACAAGCCCCCCTACACCTACTTGGCCATGATTGCCTTGGTGATCCAGGCCGCACCCTCCCGCAGGCTGAAGCTGGCCCAG ATCATCCGTCAGGTCCAGGCCGCGTTCCCCTTCTTCAAGGACGACTACGAGGGCTGGAAGGACTCCATCCGCCACAACCTCTCCTCCAACCGCTGCTTCCGCAAG GTGCCTAAGGATCCGGCGAAGCCCCAGGCCAAGGGCAACTTCTGGGCCGTCGACGTGAGCCTGATCCCAGCCGAGGCGCTGCGGCTGCAGAACACGGCCCTGTGCAGGCGCTGGCAGAGCAGAGGCGCGCGGGGCGCCTTCGCCAAGGACCTGGGCCCCTACGTGCTGCACGGCTGGCCTTACCGTCCGCCCAGCCCCCAGCCGCCGCCCAGCCCCCAGCCGCCGCCCAGCCCCCAGCCGCCGCCCAGCCCCCAGCCGCCGCCCAGCGAGGGCTTCAGCATAAAGTCTTTGCTGGGGGACCCCggggaaggggcagcccggggcagcccgggggaggagggggtgcgcACTCCCCCCCTGCCCTGCGAGCAGCCTCCGTGGCCGCCCTGCCTGCTCACCGGGCCCAGGAGAGCAGATGGGGAGGcttcccagggggggaccagcaggcccccacccctttcccctgagcacagagcctggcctcTCCACTTACTGCAGGCTTCCCCAGACCCCGGGGGGCTGCCCGGTGGGAGTCACAGGCCCTCACTCTGGGGGCAGCTGCCCACCTCCTACTTGCCCATCTACACTCCCAATGTGGTAATGCCCCTGGCTCCACTACCACCCGCATCCTGTCCCCAGTGCCCACCTTCAACCAGCTCAGCCTACTGGGGGGTGGCCTCTGAAACTCACGGCCCCCCAGGGCTGCTCTGGGATCTCGATGCCCTCTTCCAGGGGGTACCACCCAACAAGAGCATCTATGATGTATGGGTGAGCCACTCCCGAGATCCAGCTGCCTCCACCCCTGGCTGGCTACTCTCCTGGTACAGCCTGTGA
- the PPP1R16A gene encoding protein phosphatase 1 regulatory subunit 16A isoform X1 codes for MAEHLELLAEMPMVGRMSTQERLKHAQKRRAQQVKMWAQAEKEAQGKKGHRERPWKEAPGGRPQKRVLFPPSVTLLEAAARNDLEEVRQLLDSGVSPDLANEDGLTALHQSCIDDFREMVQQLLDAGAKVNARDSESWTPLHAAATCGHLHLVELLIARGADLLAVNTDGNMPYDLCEDEGTLDFLETAMANRGITQDSIEGARALPELHMLDDIRGLLQAGADINVPQDHGATLLHVAAANGFGEVAALLLEHQASPSAKDQDGWEPLHAAAYWGQVHLVELLVAHGADLNGKSLMDETPLDVCGDEEVRTKLLELKHKHDALLRAQGRQRSLLRRRTSSAGSRGKVVRRVSLTQRTSLYRKEHAQEAIVWQQPPPTSPEPPEEDEDGRTDAELRPVPSEEEEPELARPHNGRVGGSPGRHLYSKRLDRSVSYQLSPLESTTPDALACAKAHHTLAELKRQRAAAKLQRPLPEGPEGAELGLPVDPESPQPCSPRAAGDPPLLRLTAPSEEAPTEKRPCCLLM; via the exons ATGGCCGAGCACCTGGAGCTGCTGGCAGAGATGCCCATGGTGGGCAGGATGAGCACGCAGGAGCGGCTGAAGCACGCCCAGAAGCGACGTGCCCAGCAGGTGAAGATGTGGGCCCAGGCTGAGAAGGAGGCCCAGGGCAAGAAAGGGCACCGGGAGCGGCCGTGGAAGGAGGCCCCCGGCGGCAGGCCGCAGAAGCGGGTCCTCTTCCCTCCCAGCGTCACCCTTCTGGAGGCTGCTGCCCGAAATGACCTGGAGGAAG TCCGCCAGCTCCTCGACAGTGGGGTCAGCCCTGACCTGGCCAACGAGGATGGCCTGACGGCCCTGCACCAG AGCTGCATCGATGACTTCCGAGAGATGGTGCAGCAGCTCCTGGACGCCGGGGCCAAGGTCAATGCCCGTGATAGTGAGAGCTGGACGCCCCTGCACGCTGCGGCCACCTGCGGCCACCTACACCTGGTGGAGCTGCTCATTGCCCG CGGTGCTGATCTCTTGGCCGTCAACACTGATGGGAACATGCCTTATGACCTATGTGAGGATGAGGGGACGCTGGACTTCCTGGAGACAGCCATGGCCAACCGTG GCATCACCCAGGACAGCATCGAGGGGGCCCGGGCCTTGCCAGAGCTGCATATGCTGGATGACATCCGTGGCCTGCTGCAGGCGGGAGCCGACATCAACGTCCCCCAGGACCACGGGGCCACGCTG CTACACGTCGCGGCTGCCAATGGGTTCGGCGAGGTGGCTGCCCTGCTGCTGGAACACCAGGCCAGCCCGAGTGCCAAGGACCAGGACGGCTGGGAGCCGCTGCACGCTGCAGCCTACTGGGGCCAG GTGCACCTGGTGGAGCTGCTTGTGGCACATGGGGCCGACCTGAACGGGAAGTCTCTGATGGATGAGACGCCTCTTG ACGTGTGTGGGGATGAAGAGGTGCGCACCAAGCTGCTGGAGCTGAAGCACAAGCACGACGCTCTCCTGCGTGCCCAGGGCCGCCAGCGCTCTCTGCTGCGCCGCCGCACCTCGAGCGCGGGCAGCCGGGG gAAGGTGGTGAGGAGGGTGAGCCTGACCCAGCGTACCAGCCTGTACCGCAAGGAGCATGCCCAGGAGGCCATCGTGTGGCAACAGCCACCGCCCACTAGCCCGGAGCCCCCCGAGGAGGACGAGGATGGCCGAACGGATGCAGAGCTGCGGCCTGTGCCCAGCGAG GAGGAGGAACCAGAGTTGGCCAGGCCACACAACGGCCGCGTGGGAGGTTCCCCAGGGCGGCACCTGTACTCCAAGCGGCTGGACCGGAGCGTGTCCTACCAGCTGAGCCCCCTGGAGAGCACCACCCCTGACGCCCTGGCCTGCGCCAAGGCCCACCACACCCTGGCGGAGCTGAAGCGCCAGCGAGCCGCTGCTAAGCTGCAGCGACCCCTGCCCGAGGGCCCCGAGGGTGCTGAGCTGGGGCTGCCCGTGGACCCCGAGAGCCCCCAGCCATGCAGCCCCAGGGCCGCCGGAGACCCGCCCCTGCTGAGGCTCACAGCGCCCTCGGAGGAGGCCCCCACGGAGAAGAGGCCCTGCTGTCTGCTCATGTGA
- the PPP1R16A gene encoding protein phosphatase 1 regulatory subunit 16A isoform X2, producing MTGLSFWQPPHSSPAPCVLTALVERLWRALPGFLQGRGWGAEGKEGRAVPQVRQLLDSGVSPDLANEDGLTALHQSCIDDFREMVQQLLDAGAKVNARDSESWTPLHAAATCGHLHLVELLIARGADLLAVNTDGNMPYDLCEDEGTLDFLETAMANRGITQDSIEGARALPELHMLDDIRGLLQAGADINVPQDHGATLLHVAAANGFGEVAALLLEHQASPSAKDQDGWEPLHAAAYWGQVHLVELLVAHGADLNGKSLMDETPLDVCGDEEVRTKLLELKHKHDALLRAQGRQRSLLRRRTSSAGSRGKVVRRVSLTQRTSLYRKEHAQEAIVWQQPPPTSPEPPEEDEDGRTDAELRPVPSEEEEPELARPHNGRVGGSPGRHLYSKRLDRSVSYQLSPLESTTPDALACAKAHHTLAELKRQRAAAKLQRPLPEGPEGAELGLPVDPESPQPCSPRAAGDPPLLRLTAPSEEAPTEKRPCCLLM from the exons ATGACAGGCCTGAGCTTTTGGCAGCCTCCTcattcctcccctgccccctgcgtGCTCACTGCTCTCGTGGAGAGGCTCTGGAGGGCTCTTCCTGGCTTCCtgcagggcagaggctggggtgCAGAGGGCAAGGAGGGACGGGCAGTGCCTCAAG TCCGCCAGCTCCTCGACAGTGGGGTCAGCCCTGACCTGGCCAACGAGGATGGCCTGACGGCCCTGCACCAG AGCTGCATCGATGACTTCCGAGAGATGGTGCAGCAGCTCCTGGACGCCGGGGCCAAGGTCAATGCCCGTGATAGTGAGAGCTGGACGCCCCTGCACGCTGCGGCCACCTGCGGCCACCTACACCTGGTGGAGCTGCTCATTGCCCG CGGTGCTGATCTCTTGGCCGTCAACACTGATGGGAACATGCCTTATGACCTATGTGAGGATGAGGGGACGCTGGACTTCCTGGAGACAGCCATGGCCAACCGTG GCATCACCCAGGACAGCATCGAGGGGGCCCGGGCCTTGCCAGAGCTGCATATGCTGGATGACATCCGTGGCCTGCTGCAGGCGGGAGCCGACATCAACGTCCCCCAGGACCACGGGGCCACGCTG CTACACGTCGCGGCTGCCAATGGGTTCGGCGAGGTGGCTGCCCTGCTGCTGGAACACCAGGCCAGCCCGAGTGCCAAGGACCAGGACGGCTGGGAGCCGCTGCACGCTGCAGCCTACTGGGGCCAG GTGCACCTGGTGGAGCTGCTTGTGGCACATGGGGCCGACCTGAACGGGAAGTCTCTGATGGATGAGACGCCTCTTG ACGTGTGTGGGGATGAAGAGGTGCGCACCAAGCTGCTGGAGCTGAAGCACAAGCACGACGCTCTCCTGCGTGCCCAGGGCCGCCAGCGCTCTCTGCTGCGCCGCCGCACCTCGAGCGCGGGCAGCCGGGG gAAGGTGGTGAGGAGGGTGAGCCTGACCCAGCGTACCAGCCTGTACCGCAAGGAGCATGCCCAGGAGGCCATCGTGTGGCAACAGCCACCGCCCACTAGCCCGGAGCCCCCCGAGGAGGACGAGGATGGCCGAACGGATGCAGAGCTGCGGCCTGTGCCCAGCGAG GAGGAGGAACCAGAGTTGGCCAGGCCACACAACGGCCGCGTGGGAGGTTCCCCAGGGCGGCACCTGTACTCCAAGCGGCTGGACCGGAGCGTGTCCTACCAGCTGAGCCCCCTGGAGAGCACCACCCCTGACGCCCTGGCCTGCGCCAAGGCCCACCACACCCTGGCGGAGCTGAAGCGCCAGCGAGCCGCTGCTAAGCTGCAGCGACCCCTGCCCGAGGGCCCCGAGGGTGCTGAGCTGGGGCTGCCCGTGGACCCCGAGAGCCCCCAGCCATGCAGCCCCAGGGCCGCCGGAGACCCGCCCCTGCTGAGGCTCACAGCGCCCTCGGAGGAGGCCCCCACGGAGAAGAGGCCCTGCTGTCTGCTCATGTGA
- the PPP1R16A gene encoding protein phosphatase 1 regulatory subunit 16A isoform X3 — protein sequence MRTGASSAEGQTLKGPDWTPWAHAAGCGGAGVRQLLDSGVSPDLANEDGLTALHQSCIDDFREMVQQLLDAGAKVNARDSESWTPLHAAATCGHLHLVELLIARGADLLAVNTDGNMPYDLCEDEGTLDFLETAMANRGITQDSIEGARALPELHMLDDIRGLLQAGADINVPQDHGATLLHVAAANGFGEVAALLLEHQASPSAKDQDGWEPLHAAAYWGQVHLVELLVAHGADLNGKSLMDETPLDVCGDEEVRTKLLELKHKHDALLRAQGRQRSLLRRRTSSAGSRGKVVRRVSLTQRTSLYRKEHAQEAIVWQQPPPTSPEPPEEDEDGRTDAELRPVPSEEEEPELARPHNGRVGGSPGRHLYSKRLDRSVSYQLSPLESTTPDALACAKAHHTLAELKRQRAAAKLQRPLPEGPEGAELGLPVDPESPQPCSPRAAGDPPLLRLTAPSEEAPTEKRPCCLLM from the exons ATGAGGACAGGGGCTAGCTCTGCGGAGGGGCAGACCTTGAAGGGGCCGGACTGGACGCCCTGGGCCCACGCTGCAGGCTGTGGCGGGGCAGGAG TCCGCCAGCTCCTCGACAGTGGGGTCAGCCCTGACCTGGCCAACGAGGATGGCCTGACGGCCCTGCACCAG AGCTGCATCGATGACTTCCGAGAGATGGTGCAGCAGCTCCTGGACGCCGGGGCCAAGGTCAATGCCCGTGATAGTGAGAGCTGGACGCCCCTGCACGCTGCGGCCACCTGCGGCCACCTACACCTGGTGGAGCTGCTCATTGCCCG CGGTGCTGATCTCTTGGCCGTCAACACTGATGGGAACATGCCTTATGACCTATGTGAGGATGAGGGGACGCTGGACTTCCTGGAGACAGCCATGGCCAACCGTG GCATCACCCAGGACAGCATCGAGGGGGCCCGGGCCTTGCCAGAGCTGCATATGCTGGATGACATCCGTGGCCTGCTGCAGGCGGGAGCCGACATCAACGTCCCCCAGGACCACGGGGCCACGCTG CTACACGTCGCGGCTGCCAATGGGTTCGGCGAGGTGGCTGCCCTGCTGCTGGAACACCAGGCCAGCCCGAGTGCCAAGGACCAGGACGGCTGGGAGCCGCTGCACGCTGCAGCCTACTGGGGCCAG GTGCACCTGGTGGAGCTGCTTGTGGCACATGGGGCCGACCTGAACGGGAAGTCTCTGATGGATGAGACGCCTCTTG ACGTGTGTGGGGATGAAGAGGTGCGCACCAAGCTGCTGGAGCTGAAGCACAAGCACGACGCTCTCCTGCGTGCCCAGGGCCGCCAGCGCTCTCTGCTGCGCCGCCGCACCTCGAGCGCGGGCAGCCGGGG gAAGGTGGTGAGGAGGGTGAGCCTGACCCAGCGTACCAGCCTGTACCGCAAGGAGCATGCCCAGGAGGCCATCGTGTGGCAACAGCCACCGCCCACTAGCCCGGAGCCCCCCGAGGAGGACGAGGATGGCCGAACGGATGCAGAGCTGCGGCCTGTGCCCAGCGAG GAGGAGGAACCAGAGTTGGCCAGGCCACACAACGGCCGCGTGGGAGGTTCCCCAGGGCGGCACCTGTACTCCAAGCGGCTGGACCGGAGCGTGTCCTACCAGCTGAGCCCCCTGGAGAGCACCACCCCTGACGCCCTGGCCTGCGCCAAGGCCCACCACACCCTGGCGGAGCTGAAGCGCCAGCGAGCCGCTGCTAAGCTGCAGCGACCCCTGCCCGAGGGCCCCGAGGGTGCTGAGCTGGGGCTGCCCGTGGACCCCGAGAGCCCCCAGCCATGCAGCCCCAGGGCCGCCGGAGACCCGCCCCTGCTGAGGCTCACAGCGCCCTCGGAGGAGGCCCCCACGGAGAAGAGGCCCTGCTGTCTGCTCATGTGA